The following are encoded together in the Salmonella enterica subsp. enterica serovar Choleraesuis genome:
- a CDS encoding cytochrome ubiquinol oxidase subunit I yields the protein MLGKLTLDAVPFHEPIVMVTIAAIVVGGLALVAAITYFGKWSYLWKEWITSVDHKRLGIMYILVALVMLIRGFADAIMMRSQQVLASAGEAGFLPPHHYDQIFTAHGVIMIFFVAMPFVIGLMNLVVPLQIGARDVAFPFLNNLSFWFTVVGVILVNLSLGVGEFGQTGWLAYPPLSGIEYSPSVGVDYWIWSLQLSGIGTTLTGINFFVTILNMRAPGMTMFKMPVFTWASLCANVLIIASFPILTVTIALLTLDRYLGTHFFTNEMGGNMMMYINLIWAWGHPEVYILILPVFGVFSEIAATFSRKRLFGYTSLVWATVCITVLSFIVWLHHFFTMGSGANVNAFFGITTMIIAIPTGVKIFNWLFTMYQGRIVLNSAMLWTVGFIVTFTVGGMTGVLLAVPGANFVLHNSLFLIAHFHNVIIGGVVFGCFAGMTYWWPKAFGFTLNEKWGVRAFWFWIIGFFVAFMPLYVLGFMGMTRRLSQNIDPQFHPLLVVAACGAALIALGVLSQVIQIYVSIRDREQNRDLTGDPWGGRTLEWATSSPPPFYNFAIVPQVHERDAFWELKEQGVAYKKPEHYEEIHMPKNSGAGVVIAAFATVFGFAMIWHIWWLAIASFLGIVITWIVKSFDDDVDYYVPVAQVEALENQHFDEINKAGLK from the coding sequence ATGTTGGGAAAACTTACACTGGATGCCGTTCCGTTCCATGAACCCATTGTCATGGTTACGATTGCGGCCATCGTTGTTGGGGGACTGGCGCTAGTCGCGGCCATCACCTACTTCGGTAAATGGAGCTATTTGTGGAAAGAGTGGATTACCTCTGTTGACCATAAACGCCTGGGGATTATGTATATCCTCGTGGCGCTGGTTATGCTTATTCGCGGCTTTGCCGATGCAATTATGATGCGTAGCCAGCAGGTGCTGGCCTCCGCCGGGGAAGCAGGTTTCCTGCCGCCTCATCACTACGATCAGATCTTTACCGCCCACGGCGTAATTATGATCTTCTTCGTGGCAATGCCGTTCGTTATCGGCCTGATGAACCTGGTGGTTCCGCTGCAAATCGGCGCCCGCGACGTTGCCTTCCCATTCCTGAACAACCTGAGCTTCTGGTTCACGGTAGTTGGCGTCATTCTGGTTAACCTGTCGCTGGGTGTTGGTGAGTTCGGCCAGACCGGCTGGCTGGCGTATCCGCCGCTATCGGGAATAGAGTACAGTCCATCGGTCGGGGTCGATTACTGGATATGGAGTCTCCAGCTATCGGGTATCGGGACAACGCTTACCGGGATTAACTTCTTCGTTACTATCCTGAATATGCGCGCACCTGGCATGACGATGTTCAAAATGCCGGTATTCACCTGGGCCTCTCTGTGCGCTAACGTACTGATTATCGCCTCGTTCCCAATTCTGACTGTGACTATCGCCCTGCTGACGCTGGACCGTTATCTGGGCACCCATTTCTTCACTAACGAAATGGGCGGCAACATGATGATGTACATCAACCTGATTTGGGCCTGGGGCCATCCGGAAGTGTACATTCTGATTCTGCCGGTGTTCGGGGTGTTCTCTGAGATTGCCGCGACTTTCTCCAGAAAACGTCTGTTTGGTTATACCTCGCTGGTATGGGCAACCGTCTGTATCACCGTGCTGTCGTTTATTGTTTGGCTGCACCACTTCTTCACCATGGGCTCCGGCGCGAACGTTAACGCCTTCTTTGGTATCACCACGATGATTATCGCCATCCCTACCGGGGTGAAGATCTTCAACTGGCTGTTCACCATGTATCAGGGCCGTATCGTGCTCAACTCTGCCATGCTGTGGACGGTAGGCTTTATCGTTACCTTCACCGTGGGCGGGATGACCGGGGTTCTGCTGGCAGTCCCAGGCGCCAACTTCGTTCTGCATAACAGTCTGTTCCTGATTGCCCACTTCCATAACGTTATTATCGGCGGCGTAGTCTTCGGATGCTTCGCAGGTATGACCTACTGGTGGCCAAAAGCGTTCGGCTTCACCCTGAATGAAAAATGGGGCGTGCGCGCATTCTGGTTCTGGATTATCGGCTTCTTCGTTGCCTTTATGCCGCTGTACGTTCTGGGCTTCATGGGTATGACCCGTCGTCTGAGCCAGAACATCGACCCGCAGTTCCACCCGTTGCTGGTAGTTGCAGCCTGTGGTGCCGCGCTGATTGCGCTGGGCGTATTGAGCCAGGTTATCCAGATTTATGTGTCTATCCGCGACCGCGAACAGAACCGCGATTTGACCGGCGACCCGTGGGGCGGCCGTACTCTGGAGTGGGCGACATCTTCTCCTCCGCCGTTCTATAACTTCGCTATCGTCCCGCAGGTTCACGAGCGTGATGCGTTCTGGGAACTGAAAGAACAAGGCGTGGCTTATAAGAAACCTGAGCATTATGAAGAGATTCATATGCCGAAAAACAGCGGTGCTGGCGTCGTTATCGCAGCGTTTGCCACCGTGTTTGGTTTCGCCATGATCTGGCATATCTGGTGGCTGGCTATCGCAAGCTTCCTGGGGATTGTTATCACCTGGATTGTGAAGAGCTTCGATGATGACGTGGACTACTACGTACCGGTTGCTCAGGTAGAAGCGCTGGAAAATCAGCATTTCGACGAGATCAACAAAGCAGGGCTTAAATAA
- a CDS encoding cytochrome o ubiquinol oxidase subunit III, whose protein sequence is MATDTLNHANAHAHDHGHHDAGTNKIFGFWIYLMSDCILFASLFATYVVLSGGTAGGPTGKDIFELPFVLVETFLLLLSSITYGMAVIAMHKDNGSKVISWLALTFLFGAGFVAMEIYEFHHLIVEGYGPQRSGFLSGFFGLVGTHGLHVTCGLIWMAVMMIQVSRRGLTSTNRTRLMCLSLFWHFLDVVWICVFSVVYLMGAM, encoded by the coding sequence ATGGCTACCGATACTCTTAATCACGCGAACGCCCATGCGCACGATCATGGGCACCACGATGCAGGCACCAATAAGATTTTTGGTTTCTGGATCTACCTGATGAGCGACTGCATCCTGTTCGCCAGCCTGTTTGCCACCTATGTCGTCCTTTCGGGCGGCACGGCTGGTGGGCCGACCGGCAAGGATATTTTCGAACTGCCGTTCGTTCTGGTTGAAACATTCCTGCTGTTATTAAGCTCCATCACCTACGGCATGGCGGTTATCGCCATGCATAAAGACAATGGCAGCAAAGTTATCTCCTGGCTGGCCCTGACCTTCCTGTTCGGTGCAGGGTTCGTCGCGATGGAGATTTATGAATTCCATCATCTGATTGTTGAAGGCTACGGCCCGCAGCGCAGTGGCTTCCTGTCCGGCTTCTTCGGCCTGGTAGGCACCCACGGTCTGCACGTGACCTGTGGTCTTATCTGGATGGCAGTGATGATGATTCAGGTCTCCCGTCGTGGGCTGACCAGCACTAACCGCACCCGTCTGATGTGCCTGAGCCTGTTCTGGCACTTCCTGGACGTGGTTTGGATCTGTGTATTCTCTGTTGTTTATCTCATGGGGGCGATGTAA
- the cyoD gene encoding cytochrome bo(3) ubiquinol oxidase subunit 4, with amino-acid sequence MSHATDSSGASHGSVKTYMTGFILSIILTVIPFWMVMNGTASHGTLITVIVATAVIQILVHLVCFLHMNTSSEERWNLVAFIFTVLIIAIVVVGSIWIMWNLNQNMMLD; translated from the coding sequence ATGAGTCATGCAACCGATAGCAGCGGTGCAAGCCACGGCAGCGTAAAGACTTATATGACGGGTTTTATCCTGTCTATCATCCTGACGGTTATTCCATTCTGGATGGTAATGAACGGTACGGCTTCACACGGCACTCTTATTACCGTGATTGTCGCCACCGCCGTGATTCAGATTCTGGTGCATTTAGTGTGCTTCCTGCACATGAACACCTCGTCTGAAGAGCGCTGGAACCTGGTCGCCTTTATCTTTACCGTGCTAATTATCGCCATTGTGGTAGTCGGCTCGATTTGGATTATGTGGAACCTGAACCAGAACATGATGCTGGACTAA
- the cyoE gene encoding protoheme IX farnesyltransferase, with the protein MIKQYLQVTKPGIIFGNLISVIGGFLLASKGQIDYPLFLYTLAGVSLVVASGCVYNNVIDRDIDRKMERTKNRVLVRGLISPNVTLVYATGLGIAGFLTLWFGANPLAMWLGVMGFVVYVGVYSLYMKRKSVYGTLIGSLSGAAPPVIGYCAVTGEFDTGALILLAIFSLWQMPHSYAIAIFRFKDYQAANIPVLPVVKGISVAKNHITLYIIAFMVATLMLSLGGYAGYKYLVVAAAVSVWWLGMALSGYKTENDKVWARKLFVFSIVAITSLSVMMSVDFMVPDSQNLMAYVW; encoded by the coding sequence ATGATTAAGCAATACCTGCAAGTAACGAAACCAGGAATTATTTTCGGGAATCTAATTTCTGTTATCGGGGGGTTCCTTCTGGCCTCAAAGGGTCAGATTGACTATCCCCTCTTCCTCTACACCCTGGCAGGTGTATCGCTTGTGGTGGCGTCGGGTTGTGTCTACAACAACGTCATTGACCGCGATATTGACCGCAAAATGGAGAGGACGAAGAACCGGGTTCTGGTACGGGGCCTGATTTCACCGAACGTAACGCTTGTGTACGCCACTGGATTGGGTATTGCTGGCTTTTTAACGCTTTGGTTTGGCGCTAACCCTCTGGCCATGTGGCTGGGGGTTATGGGCTTCGTGGTTTATGTAGGGGTTTATAGCCTCTACATGAAGCGTAAATCTGTTTACGGGACGCTTATCGGCAGCCTGTCGGGCGCTGCACCGCCGGTTATCGGTTATTGTGCAGTGACCGGTGAGTTTGATACCGGGGCGCTGATTCTGCTGGCTATTTTTAGCCTGTGGCAGATGCCCCACTCATACGCTATCGCCATCTTCCGCTTTAAGGATTATCAGGCTGCTAATATTCCAGTATTGCCGGTAGTGAAAGGTATTTCGGTCGCCAAAAACCATATCACGCTCTATATCATCGCGTTTATGGTCGCAACCCTGATGCTTTCGCTGGGTGGTTATGCTGGCTATAAATACCTGGTCGTTGCGGCGGCGGTAAGCGTCTGGTGGTTAGGAATGGCGCTCTCGGGTTATAAAACCGAGAACGATAAAGTCTGGGCCCGTAAACTGTTTGTCTTCTCGATCGTGGCAATTACATCACTGAGCGTTATGATGTCAGTCGATTTTATGGTGCCCGATTCGCAAAACCTGATGGCTTATGTCTGGTAA
- a CDS encoding MFS transporter gives MNDNRMTPTERRATWGLGTVFSLRMLGMFMVLPVLTTYGMALQGASESLIGLAIGIYGLAQAVFQIPFGLLSDRIGRKPLIVGGLMVFVLGSVVAALSDSIWGIILGRALQGSGAIAAAVMALLSDLTREQNRTKAMAFIGVSFGVTFAIAMVLGPIITHSLGLHALFWMIALLASLGILITLWVVPDSRNHVLNRESGMVKGCFTQVLANPKLLRLNFGIMALHIMLMSTFVALPGELEQAGLPAAQHWKVYLATMLISFVAILPFIIYAEAKRKMKRVFVGCVGLLVVAEIVLWGAGPHFWELVLGAQLFFLAFNLMEALLPSLISKESPAGFKGTAMGIYSTSQFLGVAIGGSLGGWLDGSFDAQTVFLFGALLAAAWLMISITMSEPPYVSSLRIELSPAALAVSDLRDRLLAHHGVKDAMIITDEHSAYVKIDSKETNRIEVETLINEAAAAA, from the coding sequence ATGAACGATAACAGAATGACACCCACGGAGCGTCGTGCTACCTGGGGGCTGGGAACCGTTTTCTCACTGCGGATGCTCGGCATGTTCATGGTGCTGCCGGTGCTCACCACTTATGGAATGGCCCTTCAGGGAGCCAGTGAATCGCTAATTGGTCTGGCGATTGGTATCTATGGGCTGGCCCAGGCAGTATTTCAAATTCCCTTTGGATTGCTGTCCGACCGTATTGGCCGGAAGCCGCTTATTGTCGGCGGGCTGATGGTTTTCGTATTAGGTAGCGTAGTCGCAGCGCTTAGCGACTCTATCTGGGGAATTATTCTCGGGCGCGCGCTGCAAGGCTCTGGTGCCATCGCCGCTGCCGTCATGGCCCTGCTTTCCGACTTAACACGGGAACAGAACCGAACCAAAGCGATGGCCTTTATTGGCGTCAGCTTCGGCGTCACCTTCGCCATTGCCATGGTGCTGGGGCCTATTATTACCCACAGCCTTGGGCTGCACGCGCTGTTCTGGATGATTGCGCTGCTGGCAAGCCTTGGGATCCTGATAACGTTATGGGTGGTACCAGATAGCCGTAATCATGTACTCAACCGCGAGTCGGGCATGGTTAAAGGCTGCTTCACGCAAGTGCTGGCCAATCCTAAGCTACTGCGCCTGAATTTCGGCATCATGGCGCTGCATATTATGCTGATGTCGACCTTCGTCGCCCTGCCCGGCGAACTGGAGCAGGCGGGGCTGCCTGCGGCTCAGCACTGGAAGGTCTATCTGGCAACGATGCTCATCTCTTTCGTTGCTATCCTGCCATTCATTATTTACGCCGAAGCTAAACGCAAAATGAAACGCGTTTTCGTGGGTTGCGTTGGCCTGCTGGTCGTCGCTGAAATAGTGCTTTGGGGGGCCGGCCCGCATTTCTGGGAACTGGTTTTAGGCGCTCAGTTATTCTTCCTGGCATTTAATTTGATGGAAGCGCTGCTGCCTTCATTAATCAGTAAAGAGTCGCCAGCCGGTTTTAAAGGCACCGCAATGGGCATCTACTCTACCAGCCAATTTTTAGGGGTCGCTATTGGCGGCTCGCTCGGCGGATGGCTGGACGGCAGCTTCGATGCTCAAACCGTATTTCTGTTTGGCGCGCTGCTGGCCGCCGCATGGCTGATGATTAGCATCACGATGAGCGAACCACCGTATGTCAGCAGCCTGCGTATCGAGCTGTCGCCCGCTGCGCTGGCGGTATCAGATTTACGCGACCGCCTGCTGGCCCATCATGGGGTAAAAGACGCCATGATTATCACCGATGAACACAGCGCCTACGTAAAAATCGACAGCAAAGAAACCAATCGGATAGAGGTGGAAACGCTGATTAACGAAGCGGCCGCGGCGGCCTGA
- a CDS encoding UPF0234 protein, producing the protein MPSFDIVSEIDMQEVRNAVENAERELATRFDFRGVTASFELNDTNKSIKVVSESDFQVSQLLDILRAKLLKRNIEGSSLDVPEEFEHSGKTWSVEAKLKQGIEAPMAKKIVKLIKDSKLKVQTQIQGEQLRVTGKSRDDLQGVMALVRGGNLGQPFQFNNFRD; encoded by the coding sequence ATGCCATCTTTCGATATTGTTTCTGAAATTGATATGCAGGAAGTCCGCAACGCGGTGGAAAACGCCGAACGCGAGCTGGCTACCCGCTTTGATTTTCGCGGTGTTACCGCTTCTTTTGAACTCAATGACACAAATAAGAGCATCAAAGTTGTCAGTGAGTCTGATTTTCAGGTAAGCCAGCTGCTGGATATTCTGCGCGCTAAGCTGTTGAAGCGTAACATTGAGGGTAGCTCTCTTGATGTGCCAGAAGAGTTTGAGCACAGCGGTAAAACCTGGAGCGTGGAAGCGAAGCTCAAGCAGGGCATCGAAGCGCCAATGGCGAAGAAGATAGTGAAGCTGATTAAAGACAGCAAACTGAAGGTGCAAACCCAGATTCAGGGCGAGCAGCTGCGGGTTACCGGAAAGTCTCGCGACGATTTACAGGGCGTGATGGCTCTGGTGCGCGGTGGCAATCTTGGCCAGCCTTTCCAGTTCAATAACTTCCGCGATTAA